From a region of the Cyclopterus lumpus isolate fCycLum1 chromosome 5, fCycLum1.pri, whole genome shotgun sequence genome:
- the LOC117731052 gene encoding transcription factor HES-5-like encodes MEPAEIRFSLQRPLQHRDPDMAPTITAAMTNSQEHLTLTHKIRKPLVEKLRRERINSSIEQLRSLLDPEFLKQQPDSKLEKADILEMTVCVLRRLQQQNQAVDSAAVGQGYSRCVQEVTHFLSKEQGKTQSKRRLMNHFNKLQSSSDKSLREADFSPLSSTVQTSISKAKSPVNSALWRPW; translated from the exons ATGGAGCCAGCAGAGATCAGATTCTCTCTACAGAGACCTCTACAGCACAGAGATCCAGACATGGCTCCTACAATCACTGCAGCAATGACCAATTCTCAGGAGCATCTGACTCTGACCCACAAG ATCAGAAAGCCTCTGGTGGAGAAGTTACGCAGAGAGAGAATCAACAGCAGCATTGAGCAGCTCAGGTCTCTCCTGGATCCAGAGTTCCTCAAACAGCAGCCAGACTCCAAGCTGGAGAAAGCAGACATCCTGGAGATGACCGTTTGTGTCCTGAGAcgactgcagcagcagaatCAAGCTGTGGACTCTGCAGCTGTTGGTCAGGGCTACTCCAGATGTGTCCAAGAGGTGACACACTTCCTGTCCAAGGAGCAGGGGAAGACACAGTCCAAGAGAAGACTGATGAACCACTTCAACAAGCTGCAGTCTTCCTCTGATAAGAGCCTGAGAGAGGCTGACTTCTCTCCTCTGAGCTCCACAGTCCAGACCAGCATCAGCAAAGCGAAGAGTCCAGTCAACAGCGCCCTCTGGAGGCCGTGGTAG